DNA from Flavobacterium aestivum:
AATCCGTATTAGAACGGCCATCACTTTGAAATACTTGAAAATAAGCAGATGGTTCTAATTCTGCTCTATTTCCTATATTTAAAACATACCCAGAATAGAGTTGATAATTTGCAAGTAAATTTGGTTCAATCTTAGTTGTACTAAAATCAATATTTTTTTGCAAAATATTGGTAGCAGTACCACTCACATAAAAACCTTTATTACGATACAACAATCCTACTTCAAAGTTATTGTTTGTAGTGGAACGATTGTCAGTAATTGCAGCATCAGGTGGGACATTGGTTAAATCTGGAACATCGATACGAAACGCATTATATATATACGAAAGACCAAACGAAAGGTATTGCTTGGAATAATAATCCAAAATAATATGATGCGCAAAGGTAAGCTTACCCCCACTTTGTTTAGTGTTTCCATTTGAATCATTATACAATGTTAAACCAACACCAGATTGGCTTAATACCCTAAAATCTGCATAAAGTGCCTGACTTTGAGGAGCATCTTGAACGCCTACCCATTGTTTATAACCATTTAGGTTGATTCTAAAGTTATCTCCAATACCAGCATAACTGGGTGAAATTACAAAGGGATTATCGGCCAAATATTGTGTAGCTACTGGAACATTCAACTCTTGACTGTAACTGGCTGTTACAGTCATGAGGAAAATGCTAATTAAGATCTTTTTCATTTTATTTTTTCATTTTGGATAACTAACTGCTTTCACTATTGTTATCTATATAGAGTAAAGTGGCCTATAAATTCACGATCATCTTGAGAATGTCTCAATTTCAATACATACCAGTAATCACCCATTGGTAACTCTGTTCCGTTGTACTTACCATCCCAAGATTCTCCTGCTCCAAAAACACCTACTTCACGTCCATAACGATCATAAACAATGAACTTAATGTCTGGATAATTTTCAGTATTAGTTGGTTTCCAAGTGTCATTCGTATTATCTCCAGTTGGAGTAAATATTGGCGGTATTATAATATCAATAAAATCAAAATGCTTGGTAGCAGATACTGTACATCCATTACTGTCAGTTAGAACTACTGTATAATCTCCAGACTTAAAGTAAATGAACTTGTTTTGAGCAGTCATTGGTTCACCATTAACAGTCAATTGGTAAATACCTGATCCACCTGAAACGGTAGCTACAATTTCATTTAATCCTCCAAGATCTATTGAAAGAGATAAAGGATCTATTTTTTCAACTGCAATTCCACTGAATTTTTGGATACAACCATTGGTGTGTCTTGCCTCTACATAATGCAATCCAGGTGCCACATTAGCAAATACATTGCTCGCTTGGAAAGGCTTAACTCCATCAATAATATAATCAATTTCAGAAGGAACAGTATTACTAGGATCTACAGTCACGGTAACTTTATTTCCTGGAGTATTTACATCACATTCATACGTTACTACAGCTTTAGGATCAAGATTAATTGCTTTTGGCAATGATACTTTCCATTCAGCGGTACATCCGTTCATATCTGTAACATAAACCATGTGATCACCTCCGGTAATTCCATTAGTAAAATCAAATTGTGTTTGAGTTGCAGTACCTTTCTGAGTATTTGCAGTACTTGGTTTATCTAACTCAACATTATAAGGAGCAACACCTCCAGTAACATTAATCTTAAATGCACCATTCTTATCTCCAACACAAACTTCTGGAATAATAGAATTAGCCACTGTACTAACATCAATCGGATTAGGCTCAGTTATAGTAAAGTTTAATCGAACATAACAACCAAGAACGTCTTGAACAATTACATCGTAATTATTAGGTTTCAATTTATTGAAAGTATTACTCTCAAAGAACTGATCTAAA
Protein-coding regions in this window:
- a CDS encoding PorP/SprF family type IX secretion system membrane protein produces the protein MKKILISIFLMTVTASYSQELNVPVATQYLADNPFVISPSYAGIGDNFRINLNGYKQWVGVQDAPQSQALYADFRVLSQSGVGLTLYNDSNGNTKQSGGKLTFAHHIILDYYSKQYLSFGLSYIYNAFRIDVPDLTNVPPDAAITDNRSTTNNNFEVGLLYRNKGFYVSGTATNILQKNIDFSTTKIEPNLLANYQLYSGYVLNIGNRAELEPSAYFQVFQSDGRSNTDLNIKYRKFNKYEDYYWVGASYRFLNDQIGQPLGIGPMAGFTKGYISVGYSYQVTLDNNLAPHNSGTHSLTIGFRFLQGVSNCPCTESPIHD